In Microbacterium pumilum, the following proteins share a genomic window:
- a CDS encoding glycoside hydrolase family 3 C-terminal domain-containing protein, which translates to MTEGVPADASVADLSLEEKASLTSGADFWTTKPIDRLGIPSIMMTDGPHGLRKQGGDTDHLGLAGSVPATCFPPAVGLSASFDPELAERVGVALGVESAIEDVAVILGPGINIKRSPLCGRNFEYMSEDPIVSGALGAGLVRGIESQGVGSSLKHFAANNQETDRLRVSADVDPRPLREIYLRGFQRVVEDTQPWTVMCSYNRLNGIHTSEDPWLLTKVLRDEWGFQGIVVSDWGAVNNRVAGIAAGLDLEMPSSSGRTDAEVVAAVREGRLEEGALDVVVERLLALIRKAGARPAAIGPLDVDAHHELAREVAGRSIVLLKNDDATLPLASAQSVAVIGAFAQEPRFQGAGSSQINPTRLDNALDQIVGHGGQDNVFFAQGFTVDASGEADALRAAAVALAASTDVALLFLGVPAAEESEGFDREHIDLPAVQLELLDAVLAVNPNVVVVLSNGGVVALPFTDRVPAILETWLLGQAGGSAVADVLYGAVNPSGKLAETIPLRLEDTPAFGNFPGEFGHVRYGEGLLVGYRWYDAKGLDVRYPFGHGLSYTTFEIGDAAASVDSGGDVIVTVPVTNTGGVAGREVVQVYTSLPGSTVQRPPRELKAFESVLLEPGQTTDVSLTVRRRDLAYWDVRVDGWVVEGGSYLVEVGASSRDIRSSTTVDVDGDAVSLPISMDSSFEEVLADPTVGPELQAAIAAQFGDQDDLVKMLANFPVGRLDGFPLPRAEIIALVEKAGAAQRRP; encoded by the coding sequence ATGACCGAAGGTGTTCCCGCAGACGCGAGCGTCGCGGATCTCTCGCTCGAAGAGAAGGCGTCGCTCACCAGCGGCGCCGACTTCTGGACGACCAAGCCCATCGACCGTCTCGGCATCCCGTCGATCATGATGACGGATGGCCCGCACGGGCTGCGCAAGCAGGGAGGAGACACCGATCACCTCGGCCTCGCCGGCAGCGTGCCGGCCACGTGCTTCCCTCCCGCCGTGGGCCTGAGCGCCTCCTTCGACCCCGAGCTCGCGGAGCGCGTCGGGGTGGCACTCGGCGTCGAGTCGGCGATCGAGGACGTGGCCGTCATTCTCGGACCCGGCATCAACATCAAGCGTTCGCCGCTGTGCGGACGCAACTTCGAGTACATGTCGGAAGACCCGATCGTGTCGGGCGCGCTCGGGGCCGGCCTGGTGCGCGGCATCGAGTCGCAAGGCGTGGGCTCGTCGCTGAAGCACTTCGCCGCGAACAACCAGGAGACCGATCGCCTCCGAGTATCCGCCGATGTCGACCCCCGGCCGTTGCGCGAGATCTACCTCCGGGGCTTCCAGCGTGTCGTCGAAGACACCCAGCCGTGGACCGTCATGTGCTCCTACAACCGGCTGAACGGCATCCACACCTCAGAAGACCCGTGGCTTCTGACGAAGGTGCTCCGCGACGAGTGGGGGTTTCAGGGGATCGTGGTCTCCGACTGGGGAGCGGTGAACAACCGGGTCGCCGGGATCGCCGCCGGCCTGGATCTGGAGATGCCTTCAAGCAGCGGACGCACGGATGCCGAAGTCGTCGCGGCCGTGCGCGAGGGACGCCTCGAGGAGGGCGCACTCGATGTCGTCGTCGAGCGCCTGCTCGCACTCATCCGGAAGGCCGGCGCGCGGCCGGCGGCCATCGGACCGCTCGACGTCGACGCGCACCACGAGCTCGCGCGCGAAGTCGCCGGTCGGTCGATCGTTCTTCTGAAGAACGACGACGCGACACTGCCGCTTGCAAGCGCGCAGTCTGTCGCGGTCATCGGTGCCTTCGCGCAGGAGCCTCGTTTCCAGGGAGCCGGCTCGTCGCAGATCAACCCGACGCGGCTCGACAACGCGCTCGATCAGATCGTCGGGCACGGCGGACAGGACAACGTCTTCTTCGCCCAGGGCTTCACCGTCGATGCGTCCGGTGAGGCCGACGCCCTCCGCGCCGCCGCGGTCGCGCTCGCCGCCTCCACGGACGTCGCGCTTCTCTTCCTCGGCGTGCCCGCTGCCGAGGAGTCCGAGGGTTTCGATCGGGAGCACATCGATCTGCCGGCAGTGCAGCTGGAACTGCTCGACGCGGTGCTCGCCGTGAATCCGAACGTCGTCGTCGTGCTCTCCAACGGCGGGGTGGTCGCCCTCCCGTTCACGGACCGTGTTCCGGCGATCCTCGAGACATGGCTGCTCGGCCAAGCGGGCGGAAGCGCGGTGGCCGACGTGCTCTACGGCGCTGTCAACCCCTCGGGCAAGCTCGCAGAGACCATTCCGCTCCGTCTGGAGGACACCCCGGCGTTCGGCAACTTCCCCGGCGAGTTCGGACACGTCCGCTACGGCGAGGGCCTGCTGGTCGGATACCGCTGGTACGATGCGAAAGGCCTCGACGTGCGCTACCCGTTCGGCCACGGGCTCTCATACACGACGTTCGAGATCGGGGATGCCGCGGCATCCGTGGATTCGGGCGGCGATGTCATCGTGACGGTGCCCGTGACCAACACGGGAGGCGTCGCGGGACGTGAGGTCGTGCAGGTGTACACGTCGCTGCCTGGATCGACCGTGCAGCGGCCGCCACGTGAGTTGAAGGCGTTCGAGAGCGTTCTGCTGGAACCCGGACAGACGACGGACGTGTCGCTGACCGTCCGTCGAAGGGATCTGGCGTACTGGGATGTGCGCGTGGACGGTTGGGTGGTCGAAGGCGGGAGCTATCTTGTGGAGGTCGGCGCATCCAGCCGGGATATTCGGTCGTCGACGACCGTCGACGTCGATGGCGACGCGGTATCGCTGCCGATCTCGATGGACTCGTCGTTCGAAGAGGTGCTGGCCGACCCGACAGTGGGCCCAGAACTCCAGGCAGCCATCGCCGCTCAGTTCGGTGACCAGGACGATCTCGTCAAGATGCTCGCGAACTTCCCCGTAGGCCGATTGGACGGGTTCCCCCTTCCTCGTGCCGAGATCATCGCATTGGTGGAAAAGGCCGGCGCGGCGCAGAGGAGACCCTAG
- a CDS encoding MarR family winged helix-turn-helix transcriptional regulator, translated as MSTPTLTYDERVAVARLHALLELLPTALDKELAPAGITSFEFTLLEALHEAGGHRLRLSALAARTNATLARLSRVVTSLERKELVLRAPCEEDGRATNAVLTDAGEQVFLGSAGLYAEAVQRMILDGLDESGIDQLATLTYAILGKLDPDRRLTITAGGADESECLADPSQGDGAEPICAADPLPV; from the coding sequence ATGAGCACGCCGACCTTGACCTATGACGAACGCGTCGCCGTCGCGCGACTCCATGCGCTGCTCGAACTGCTGCCGACCGCGCTGGACAAGGAGTTGGCGCCCGCCGGCATCACATCATTCGAGTTCACGCTGCTGGAAGCGCTTCATGAAGCAGGCGGTCATCGGCTGCGATTGAGCGCGTTGGCGGCGCGCACGAACGCGACCCTGGCGCGCCTGTCGCGAGTGGTCACGAGTCTGGAGCGCAAGGAGTTGGTGCTGCGTGCACCGTGCGAAGAAGACGGGCGGGCGACCAACGCCGTGCTCACCGATGCGGGGGAGCAGGTCTTCCTCGGCAGCGCTGGACTATACGCGGAGGCCGTTCAGCGAATGATCCTCGACGGTCTGGATGAAAGCGGCATCGACCAGCTCGCAACCTTGACCTACGCGATTTTGGGCAAGCTCGACCCCGATCGACGACTGACCATCACGGCCGGCGGGGCAGACGAGAGCGAGTGCTTGGCTGATCCGAGCCAAGGAGACGGCGCAGAGCCCATCTGCGCGGCAGATCCGCTGCCCGTCTAG
- a CDS encoding NADPH-dependent F420 reductase, whose product MTQVTIIGTGNMANAIGGLLADGGTDVAYISQADTGTAALEGEIVVLAVPYPAVDSILAAYGDQLDGKIVVDITNPLNFETFDSLTVPAGSSAAAEIQSKLPKARVLKAFNTTFAGTLVSKRIGDTATTVLIAGDDATAKKSLAAAVEAGGVSAIDAGSLSRAHELEAFGFLQLTLAAAEKITWTGGFAVIN is encoded by the coding sequence ATGACTCAGGTCACCATCATCGGCACCGGCAACATGGCGAACGCGATCGGCGGCCTTCTCGCCGACGGCGGCACTGACGTTGCCTACATCTCTCAGGCAGACACCGGGACCGCAGCGCTCGAGGGTGAGATCGTCGTCCTCGCCGTGCCGTACCCGGCCGTGGACAGCATCCTCGCCGCCTATGGCGACCAGTTGGACGGCAAGATCGTCGTCGACATCACCAACCCCCTGAACTTCGAGACGTTCGACTCCCTGACGGTACCCGCGGGCAGCTCGGCCGCCGCTGAAATCCAGTCGAAGCTGCCCAAAGCGCGCGTGCTGAAGGCGTTCAACACGACCTTCGCGGGCACCCTCGTGAGCAAGAGGATCGGCGACACGGCGACCACCGTGCTCATCGCAGGCGACGACGCGACCGCGAAGAAGTCTCTTGCCGCCGCCGTCGAGGCCGGCGGGGTGTCGGCGATCGACGCCGGATCGCTTTCGCGGGCGCACGAGCTCGAGGCGTTCGGGTTCCTGCAGCTGACCCTCGCCGCCGCGGAGAAGATCACCTGGACCGGCGGCTTCGCCGTCATCAACTGA
- a CDS encoding VOC family protein: MDSMNPAASMDAVTLRVGDLEGMSSYYAGALALSPLEERVHGREVHRVLGRGATPMVRLVHTPDLPGVDPRQAGLYHTAFLFDDPASLAATVYRSAQNPRSRFVGSSDHLVSEAFYFTDPEGNGIELYTDRPRAEWGYVNGEIQMATKYLDANAYLQRHLTQEVLDAGPDLSGRVGHVHLQVGDVQVARAFYVDALGFESTATGYPGALFASAGGYHHHIAMNVWHSAGAGPRAASLGLGDVAVSVPAREDLDALIARLSTHHLPFADDGRAVRVDDPWGTQVTVAVAGTTVDELLA; this comes from the coding sequence ATGGACTCGATGAATCCCGCTGCATCAATGGATGCCGTGACCCTCCGGGTCGGTGACCTCGAGGGGATGTCCTCCTACTACGCCGGGGCGCTCGCGCTTTCGCCGCTCGAAGAGCGTGTGCACGGCCGCGAGGTGCATCGCGTGCTCGGGCGGGGGGCCACCCCGATGGTGCGCCTGGTCCACACCCCGGATCTGCCGGGGGTGGACCCGCGACAGGCTGGGCTCTACCACACGGCGTTCCTGTTCGATGATCCGGCAAGTCTGGCCGCGACCGTCTACCGCTCCGCACAGAACCCGCGCAGTCGGTTCGTCGGCTCGAGCGACCACCTGGTCAGCGAGGCGTTCTACTTCACCGACCCCGAAGGCAACGGCATCGAGCTGTACACCGACCGACCCCGTGCCGAATGGGGGTACGTGAACGGGGAGATCCAGATGGCGACGAAGTACCTCGACGCGAACGCCTACCTTCAGCGTCACCTGACGCAGGAGGTGCTGGATGCCGGCCCGGACCTTTCCGGTCGAGTCGGCCACGTCCACCTTCAGGTGGGAGACGTTCAGGTCGCGCGAGCTTTCTATGTGGATGCCTTGGGGTTCGAATCCACTGCCACCGGCTACCCCGGAGCTCTGTTCGCCTCTGCCGGGGGGTACCACCATCACATCGCGATGAACGTGTGGCATTCCGCCGGCGCCGGCCCCCGGGCCGCGAGCCTCGGGCTGGGTGACGTGGCAGTCTCGGTGCCCGCTCGTGAAGACCTCGACGCTCTCATCGCGCGGCTGAGCACCCACCACCTGCCGTTCGCGGATGACGGGCGAGCCGTGCGCGTCGACGATCCGTGGGGCACCCAGGTGACGGTCGCTGTTGCCGGCACCACGGTCGATGAACTGCTCGCATGA
- a CDS encoding glycosyltransferase: protein MRVALLAESFLPHMNGVTNSVLQVLMHLERKGHEALVIAPGSPQGAGEESGGRTERLLSLPLPSYPQVRVTLASTPQVSRLLAGFAPDVVHLASPMLLGWHGVVAANLARIPSVAVYQTNVIAYAAKYGVPGAAPLVASHIRRLHRRATLTLAPSTPAATQLRDLGVDRVRVWGRGVDLERFDPIRRDESWRARIAPGRTLVGYVGRLAAEKQVEDLKALCDMPGVQVLVIGEGPARVRLEQVLPDAVFTGFLGGTELAEALAGLDVFVHPGESETFCQGVQEALASGVPVVATGRGGPLDLVHNSINGWLYEPGDLRGMRAAVADLVGDPAKARAFGAAGRVGVQRRSWAAVGEQLVEHYSEAVALERIDGRRMSRVGERPDLSTRAPRSTRRRYVAVGDSVTEGLSDGSRMPAGEYRGWADRLAQLIAHAQPVRPGLRYANLAVRSRLIEDVVSDQIPRAIELRADLVSILVGGNDLARLGADPRALAVRLGEGVRLLRESESEVLLVTPFLPRRRASAVLARRFATFNSELRSLARESGALLLDLEAAPAIADLSLWANDAVHLNSRGHRFLAYEAAERLGVPDAGALGRLEQALHVDELEDVPTRLSRAEWLRDHALPWAVRRLGGRTAGDGRDPKHSGFVTIRGGTGALADT, encoded by the coding sequence GTGAGAGTCGCGCTGCTGGCCGAATCCTTCCTTCCCCACATGAACGGAGTCACGAACTCCGTGCTGCAGGTGCTCATGCATCTGGAGCGCAAGGGCCATGAGGCTCTCGTCATCGCACCCGGTTCGCCCCAGGGTGCCGGCGAGGAGTCGGGCGGGAGGACGGAGCGGCTGCTGTCGCTGCCACTGCCGTCGTATCCGCAGGTGCGAGTGACGCTCGCGAGCACCCCACAGGTGAGTCGGCTGCTCGCCGGGTTCGCTCCCGACGTGGTGCATCTCGCGTCGCCGATGCTGCTCGGATGGCACGGTGTGGTGGCGGCGAACCTTGCGCGGATCCCCTCGGTGGCGGTCTACCAGACGAACGTCATCGCCTATGCCGCGAAGTATGGCGTTCCTGGTGCCGCGCCCCTCGTCGCATCCCATATCCGTCGTCTGCACCGGCGCGCGACCCTGACGCTCGCACCGTCGACACCCGCGGCGACGCAGCTTCGCGACCTGGGTGTCGATCGGGTCCGGGTCTGGGGCAGGGGAGTAGACCTCGAACGATTCGACCCGATCCGGCGCGACGAATCGTGGCGAGCGCGGATCGCGCCCGGCAGAACTCTGGTCGGATACGTCGGCCGGCTCGCGGCGGAGAAGCAGGTCGAAGACCTCAAGGCCCTGTGCGACATGCCGGGCGTGCAGGTGCTGGTCATCGGAGAAGGTCCGGCCCGTGTACGGCTCGAACAGGTGCTGCCGGACGCCGTGTTCACGGGGTTCTTGGGTGGTACGGAGCTTGCCGAGGCGCTCGCCGGTCTGGACGTGTTCGTGCATCCCGGTGAGAGCGAGACGTTCTGCCAGGGCGTGCAGGAAGCTCTCGCCAGCGGCGTCCCCGTGGTCGCGACGGGCCGAGGCGGACCGCTGGACTTGGTGCACAACAGCATCAACGGGTGGCTGTATGAGCCCGGCGACCTTCGCGGGATGCGTGCCGCGGTCGCAGACCTCGTCGGGGATCCCGCGAAAGCGCGCGCGTTCGGAGCCGCTGGGCGCGTCGGAGTCCAGCGCCGTTCCTGGGCTGCCGTCGGCGAGCAGCTCGTCGAGCACTATTCCGAAGCCGTAGCGCTCGAGCGGATCGACGGACGACGCATGAGTCGGGTGGGCGAACGACCGGATCTTTCGACCCGCGCACCCCGTAGCACCCGCCGTCGGTACGTCGCGGTAGGCGATTCCGTGACCGAGGGCCTGAGTGACGGTTCACGGATGCCGGCCGGCGAATATCGTGGCTGGGCCGACCGGCTCGCGCAGCTCATCGCCCACGCTCAGCCGGTCCGACCCGGATTGCGGTACGCCAATCTCGCCGTCCGAAGCCGACTGATCGAAGATGTCGTCTCCGATCAGATCCCGCGCGCGATCGAGCTCCGGGCGGACCTTGTCTCGATATTGGTGGGCGGCAACGATCTGGCGAGGCTGGGAGCGGATCCGCGCGCGCTCGCCGTGCGATTGGGCGAGGGTGTGCGTCTGCTGCGCGAGTCCGAGTCGGAGGTGCTTCTGGTGACGCCGTTCCTGCCGCGACGAAGAGCCTCCGCCGTGCTCGCCAGGCGGTTCGCGACGTTCAACTCCGAGCTGCGCTCTCTCGCGCGCGAAAGCGGTGCGCTGCTGCTCGACCTCGAGGCTGCGCCGGCCATCGCCGATCTGTCATTGTGGGCGAACGATGCCGTCCATCTGAATTCCCGCGGGCACCGGTTCCTGGCCTACGAGGCCGCGGAACGTCTGGGCGTGCCCGATGCCGGCGCGCTCGGACGTCTCGAGCAGGCGCTCCACGTGGATGAACTCGAGGACGTCCCGACTCGGCTCTCGAGAGCCGAGTGGCTGCGCGACCACGCGCTGCCGTGGGCGGTTCGCCGGCTCGGAGGTCGCACAGCGGGCGATGGTCGAGATCCCAAGCACTCCGGCTTCGTGACCATCCGCGGTGGAACGGGAGCCCTCGCAGACACGTGA
- a CDS encoding DedA family protein, with the protein MIDDLLAELATGIWALPLLFALVFGDAFLIVVPGEAAVTAFAALSVVHGEPPIVAVVAVAGVAAFAGDAACYAIGRTIGVDRWRWSRQPRLVALRGWARRRLTRSTAAIVFTARFIPFARIAVNLTAGAERVPAPRYLGLCALAAFAWAIYQSFIGAAIAHFLPDAPVAAVALSIAVALLVGWGLDVALSRRVGPDA; encoded by the coding sequence GTGATCGACGATCTGCTCGCCGAACTCGCCACGGGGATTTGGGCGCTGCCGCTGTTGTTCGCGCTGGTGTTCGGCGACGCCTTCCTGATCGTCGTTCCCGGCGAGGCTGCCGTCACGGCGTTTGCGGCGCTGTCGGTCGTCCACGGCGAGCCGCCCATCGTCGCGGTCGTCGCGGTTGCGGGCGTGGCCGCGTTCGCCGGCGACGCCGCGTGCTACGCGATCGGTCGCACGATCGGCGTGGACCGCTGGCGCTGGTCGCGGCAGCCACGACTTGTCGCGCTACGGGGATGGGCGCGGCGGCGGCTGACGCGCAGCACCGCCGCAATCGTGTTCACGGCCCGATTCATACCGTTCGCAAGAATCGCGGTGAACCTCACCGCCGGAGCCGAACGAGTGCCCGCGCCGCGCTATCTGGGGCTGTGTGCACTCGCCGCCTTCGCGTGGGCGATCTACCAATCGTTCATCGGTGCGGCGATCGCGCATTTCCTCCCCGACGCGCCTGTTGCAGCCGTCGCCCTATCCATCGCGGTCGCTCTGCTGGTGGGCTGGGGACTGGATGTGGCGCTCAGTCGACGGGTGGGCCCGGATGCCTAG
- a CDS encoding DUF6716 putative glycosyltransferase, with protein sequence MTETALRVVALADTDSYVKWAAALLGTLPEGSDPQLLIVETAVAVSPAQQRAALARSGLDSSRVERVAFADVSRVLAELAPDAVLVAARGPVVRVLIRLVADLEPRPVIVSGLPGISIPATTAAIVNRMQSDLFVLHSTREVNAFDALARRRDLVQRFALARLPFAARSSEISCGAGSGTDLVFASQAIVPRERAERMQVAQLLVMAALADPDKRVVVKERAAEGEHQTHAQRHSYPDLLAKLAPLPSNLVVSTESMSHALDTAEGLVTVSSTAAIEAIARGIPVIALDSFGVDDKLINPVFIGSGVLGPEENVIQRDFRLPPRDWLTRNYFHDADKDDWISQTNELVTLRRAGALAAKPARVRRGGRFRDVWERRLAMGRKDRSLAGAAAIAVGVPLRIVLRPYYRLRLRSA encoded by the coding sequence ATGACCGAGACCGCCCTGCGGGTCGTCGCTCTCGCCGACACGGACTCGTACGTCAAGTGGGCGGCAGCACTGCTCGGCACCCTGCCGGAAGGCTCCGATCCACAGCTCCTGATCGTCGAGACCGCGGTGGCAGTGAGTCCTGCGCAGCAACGGGCGGCTCTCGCCCGCAGCGGGCTCGACTCGTCGCGGGTGGAACGGGTTGCATTCGCGGATGTGTCGCGGGTGCTCGCCGAATTGGCACCCGATGCCGTGCTCGTCGCCGCACGCGGACCGGTCGTGCGGGTACTCATCCGGCTCGTGGCCGACCTCGAGCCGCGGCCGGTGATCGTGTCCGGGCTGCCGGGCATCTCCATACCCGCCACCACCGCGGCCATCGTGAACCGGATGCAGAGCGACCTGTTCGTGCTGCATTCCACGCGCGAGGTCAACGCTTTCGACGCGCTGGCACGACGACGCGATCTCGTGCAGCGATTCGCGCTCGCACGGCTGCCGTTCGCCGCGAGATCGTCCGAGATCTCCTGCGGAGCCGGCAGTGGCACCGATCTGGTGTTCGCGTCTCAAGCGATCGTTCCGCGCGAGCGCGCCGAGCGGATGCAGGTCGCCCAGCTCCTCGTCATGGCCGCACTCGCAGACCCCGACAAGCGCGTGGTCGTGAAGGAGCGCGCCGCGGAAGGCGAACATCAGACCCATGCGCAGCGTCACAGCTACCCGGATCTGCTCGCCAAGCTCGCACCGCTGCCATCGAACCTGGTCGTGTCCACCGAGTCGATGTCGCATGCTCTGGACACCGCGGAAGGACTCGTCACCGTCAGCTCGACCGCGGCGATCGAAGCCATTGCTCGCGGAATACCCGTCATCGCACTGGACTCCTTCGGAGTCGACGACAAGCTCATCAATCCCGTCTTCATCGGCAGCGGCGTCCTCGGTCCGGAGGAGAATGTCATCCAGCGAGACTTCCGCCTTCCCCCCAGGGATTGGCTGACACGCAATTACTTCCATGACGCCGACAAGGATGACTGGATCTCGCAGACGAACGAACTCGTCACGCTCCGGCGGGCGGGGGCGCTGGCTGCGAAGCCGGCGCGCGTGCGTCGCGGTGGGCGTTTCCGCGATGTGTGGGAGCGAAGGCTCGCCATGGGCCGGAAGGATCGCTCCCTCGCCGGCGCGGCGGCAATAGCGGTCGGCGTACCGCTCCGCATCGTGCTCCGCCCTTACTACCGCCTCCGGCTCAGGTCCGCCTGA
- a CDS encoding N-acetylneuraminate synthase family protein, with protein MTVTIGSRVIGGGRPAYLIAEIGLNHNGDVDLAKELIDVAADAGADAVKFQKRTPDISTPVSMRDTLRETPWGTMTYLDYRHRVEFDRDQYIEVSDHALLRGLEWFASPWDAPSVAFLETLNVVAHKIASACLTDIPLLEAVRDTGKPVILSTGMSTMEQIDAAIEVLGTDRLVLMHATSTYPMEPGEANLRMIPALRDRFPGVPVGYSGHERGLQISLAAVALGAVAVERHITLDRTMWGSDHAASLEPTGLQHLIRDIRIVEEALGDGVKRVFPGERAPMAKLRRVLT; from the coding sequence ATGACGGTAACCATCGGATCGCGAGTGATCGGCGGCGGTCGACCCGCCTACCTGATCGCCGAGATCGGCTTGAACCACAACGGCGACGTCGACCTCGCCAAGGAGCTGATCGATGTGGCGGCGGATGCCGGCGCCGACGCCGTGAAGTTCCAGAAGCGCACCCCTGACATCTCCACCCCCGTGAGCATGCGCGACACGCTGCGGGAGACGCCCTGGGGGACGATGACGTACCTCGACTATCGCCACCGGGTCGAGTTCGATCGGGACCAGTACATCGAGGTCTCCGACCATGCCCTGCTGCGGGGGTTGGAGTGGTTCGCCTCGCCATGGGACGCCCCAAGCGTGGCCTTCCTGGAGACGCTGAACGTGGTCGCGCACAAGATCGCATCCGCCTGCCTCACCGACATCCCGCTGTTGGAGGCGGTCCGCGACACCGGCAAGCCGGTCATCCTGTCCACGGGCATGTCGACCATGGAACAGATCGACGCGGCGATCGAGGTGCTCGGCACGGACCGACTCGTTCTGATGCACGCCACCTCGACCTATCCGATGGAACCCGGCGAAGCGAACCTGCGGATGATTCCGGCGCTCCGCGACCGCTTTCCCGGTGTTCCGGTCGGATACTCCGGACACGAGCGCGGTCTGCAGATCTCTCTGGCCGCTGTCGCGCTCGGCGCCGTCGCCGTGGAACGCCACATCACGCTCGATCGCACGATGTGGGGGTCCGACCACGCGGCCTCGCTCGAACCGACGGGACTGCAGCACCTCATTCGCGACATCCGGATCGTCGAGGAGGCTCTCGGCGACGGCGTGAAGCGGGTGTTTCCCGGCGAGCGGGCGCCGATGGCCAAACTCCGTCGTGTGCTCACATGA
- a CDS encoding acylneuraminate cytidylyltransferase: MTEVVAVIPARGGSKGVPRKNVRRVGGIPLVARAIAAAQSSASIDLVVVSTDDEQIAAIAKEWGADVVTRPAALAGDTASSESAVLHALEVLDGVGVDAGILVFLQPTSPFIDSRDLDAAIDLVTRGAHDCVFSAVESYGFLWAVDDVGTARGVNHDSSVRPRRQDREPHYLETGAFYVMDAHRFRSARHRFFGRVGLVEVAEHTAIEIDSEEQLAMAQAIAVQRDHSAESVDAAAVVTDFDGVHTDDTALLGADGRELVRVSRSDGMGIARLRDAGIPVLILSTETNPVVTARARKLRVDVRQGVDDKATALREWAADHAIALTRIAYVGNDINDLGCLELVGWPIAVPGSDPLVLAAARVTLSRPGGRGAVRELADLVLRSIRDPDPTTARHDIPSRTERHGS, from the coding sequence ATGACTGAGGTGGTCGCCGTCATTCCCGCCCGAGGCGGTTCGAAAGGGGTCCCGCGCAAGAACGTGCGTCGGGTCGGCGGCATCCCTCTCGTGGCCCGGGCGATCGCCGCCGCGCAGTCGTCAGCATCGATCGACCTGGTCGTCGTCTCCACCGATGACGAACAGATCGCGGCGATCGCGAAGGAGTGGGGCGCGGACGTCGTGACGCGGCCCGCTGCGCTCGCCGGCGACACGGCCAGCAGCGAGAGCGCCGTGCTGCATGCGCTCGAAGTCCTGGATGGGGTGGGGGTCGATGCGGGGATCCTGGTCTTCCTGCAGCCGACATCGCCCTTCATCGACAGCCGAGACCTGGACGCGGCGATCGACCTGGTCACGCGCGGTGCCCATGATTGCGTGTTCTCCGCGGTCGAGTCGTACGGTTTCCTCTGGGCGGTCGACGATGTCGGTACAGCTCGCGGAGTCAACCACGACTCCAGCGTTCGGCCGAGGCGCCAGGATCGCGAGCCCCATTACCTTGAAACCGGCGCGTTCTACGTGATGGACGCCCACCGGTTCCGCTCCGCACGCCACCGGTTCTTCGGCCGCGTCGGGCTCGTCGAAGTCGCCGAGCACACGGCGATCGAGATCGACTCCGAAGAGCAGCTGGCGATGGCGCAGGCGATCGCCGTGCAGCGCGACCACAGCGCGGAATCGGTCGACGCCGCTGCGGTTGTCACGGACTTCGATGGCGTCCACACCGATGACACCGCATTGCTGGGGGCCGATGGGCGGGAACTCGTCCGGGTGAGCCGATCAGACGGCATGGGAATCGCGAGGCTTCGTGATGCGGGGATACCCGTGCTCATCCTGTCCACCGAGACCAACCCGGTCGTCACCGCACGGGCTCGGAAGCTGCGGGTGGACGTGCGGCAAGGGGTGGACGACAAGGCGACCGCGCTCCGCGAGTGGGCCGCTGATCACGCCATCGCCCTCACCCGGATCGCATACGTCGGCAACGACATCAACGACCTCGGATGTCTCGAGCTGGTGGGCTGGCCCATCGCGGTCCCCGGCTCGGACCCGCTCGTTCTCGCCGCGGCGCGCGTCACCCTCAGCCGGCCTGGCGGACGCGGTGCGGTCCGAGAACTCGCCGACCTTGTGCTTCGCAGCATCCGTGACCCCGACCCGACAACCGCACGGCATGACATCCCCTCGCGCACCGAAAGGCACGGCTCATGA